In the Mya arenaria isolate MELC-2E11 chromosome 11, ASM2691426v1 genome, one interval contains:
- the LOC128208213 gene encoding uncharacterized protein LOC128208213, with protein MALFQDIQNEPKIQNWLKGYLALRITKDGLRGLVEGDSKNVQKNIHLSVIQARNLTAGTTCGLCLTENLFQCHTRGLCSHPRNCKYHNSPLKINRPCPSQICDDFRDEICAVHRYGGPSWKNTKANHWCTNHWQVAKCFMPPDGYDDVTSYDETDFNGIISVMINCMEFQRRFSFTIGIQPPNTLTEAREIGRKIRHSPDLKVTDTDLADYFATLNTLLTDSTFLANDKDAQQAVIKLKQLEKDSLSISTEDARELLEEARSTIEVGKRDVAESAESWKQELEGVVLQGKTDIDSGKCEIAESVKTGKQDLEVVVLQSKTAIESGKCEVAEFVKTGKQELESVVAQGKTAIESGKCEVAESVKTGKQDLEGVVLQGKTAIQSGKCEVAESVKTGKQEIEGVVSQGKSTIARLVTERVKEELEEALQGKNNVSSLSEAEQREDLRQRLVKYYQKQLNSAPISPLLSHKDERLDKFYVPPKIVEKDHKILGVDRQQNGFPISSYKTIFCIDEGLAKNVFVVGEAGMGKTSFSAMCTMKWASQFSGTEFDFQDDDFLNDIEFMFHLKLRYCCETCELSEMIRDQLINMIYKPVDERTAGYDIVLRVLTDQKCVIIADGLDEWSHPETNCSCSVENKAIPHLLPTLDATVLITSRPWRMSRNRVKDTQIGKYFEIQGVASTQLLVQKVLVCLNERVKEKMKYPDFFLFVSRKKLVHLLSVPIIVMLLVCLWFEGEPESFSMCYIYAYMMDMMFGNKALPILRGSFESSPLLRCFEHTKHVQKYYKIVLKLAQLAFEKLFLSERKSSLVFQNVDCLTPDELLFVLKSGCMRETKTPSLIRELSSFSFIHKTVQEFLAAVHIASHTEEIQRVMKPYYKVAQQILTSDNINWENFSMTTHDVSKVFIYMCGLNSEVAHDMSAMMSHGILDHPNWGFHLVTHDVNLAVQETIYSGYREAKANNVQNIELLLLSFNIDYSTRDVATLKSLLSMNKSQIRHIQITGQENISEEELQEVFTNSTDALTIEIRQRAGQYDLSACSRLQHLVIDGSEMSTIQINTKSLESLAIYDVSEKVESSILQSLKQNCEKLTRFDVCNLTNTSLFCQTLIQLNHLEELSMEKITLSDNPLLLPPSVTIVILTRVTVSAQSLRAMLERVVNCSQTVRCWLSMCNVEPITDFEDIKKTTKIFSYC; from the exons ATGGCTTTGTTCCAAGACATCCAAAACGAACCTAAGATCCAGAACTGGCTCAAAGGTTACCTCGCCCTTAGGATCACCAAGGACGGTCTGCGAGGCCTTGTTGAAGGCGACTCCAAAAACGTCCAGAAAAATATTCACTTGTCAGTCATCCAGGCCAGGAACCTCACTGCTGGAACAACATGCGGCCTTTGTCTTACAGAGAATCTCTTTCAGTGTCATACAAGAGGACTGTGCTCACATCCTCGAAACTGCAAGTACCACAACTCTCCATTGAAGATAAACCGGCCCTGCCCCTCACAGATATGCGATGACTTTCGAGATGAGATATGCGCTGTCCACAGATATGGTGGACCGTCCTGGAAGAATACCAAAGCCAACCATTGGTGTACGAACCATTGGCAAGTAGCCAAATGCTTTATGCCACCTGACGGCTATGACGATGTGACGTCGTACGACGAGACAGACTTCAATGGTATCATAAGCGTTATGATCAACTGTATGGAGTTCCAACGGAGGTTTTCGTTCACTATTGGCATCCAACCCCCCAACACATTAACCGAG GCTCGTGAGATAGGCCGCAAAATTCGCCATTCCCCGGATCTCAAGGTGACAGACACAGACCTAGCTGACTATTTTGCCACTCTGAACACGCTTCTGACAGACTCTACATTTCTAGCTAATGACAAGGATGCCCAGCAAGCTGTCATTAAACTGAAACAG CTTGAAAAAGACTCCCTTTCAATATCGACGGAAGACGCTCGTGAACTACTAGAAGAAGCTAGATCGACAATAGAAGTTGGCAAGCGCGATGTTGCAGAGTCTGCAGAATCATGGAAGCAAGAGCTAGAAGGCGTGGTTTTGCAAGGTAAAACTGACATTGACTCTGGCAAATGTGAGATAGCGGAGTCTGTGAAAACAGGGAAACAAGACCTAGAAGTCGTGGTTTTGCAGAGTAAAACTGCCATTGAATCTGGCAAATGTGAGGTAGCGGAGTTTGTGAAAACAGGGAAGCAAGAGCTAGAAAGCGTGGTTGCGCAGGGTAAAACTGCCATTGAATCTGGAAAATGTGAGGTAGCGGAGTCTGTGAAAACAGGGAAGCAAGACCTAGAAGGCGTGGTTTTGCAGGGTAAAACTGCCATTCAATCTGGCAAATGTGAGGTAGCAGAGTCTGTGAAAACAGGGAAACAAGAGATAGAAGGCGTGGTGTCACAGGGTAAATCTACTATTGCCAGGCTGGTCACGGAGAGAGTGAAGGAAGAGTTGGAAGAGGCGTTGCAGGGGAAGAACAACGTTTCCTCCCTGTCAGAGGCAGAACAAAGAGAAG ATCTTCGTCAACGGTTGGTCAAGTACTATCAGAAGCAGCTCAACAGCGCGCCCATATCGCCACTGCTGTCGCACAAGGACGAGAGGCTGGACAAGTTTTACGTCCCTCCGAAGATTGTGGAGAAAGACCATAAAATACTTGGAGTCGATCGACAACAAAACGGTTTTCCTATTTCCTCTTACAAAACGATTTTCTGTATAGATGAGGGATTGGCCAAGAACGTTTTCGTTGTTGGTGAGGCTGGGATGGGAAAGACATCATTTTCAGCTATGTGTACCATGAAGTGGGCTTCACAGTTCTCTGGTACCGAATTTGATTTTCAAGATGATGACTTTTTAAACGACATAGAGTTTATGTTCCACCTTAAACTGAGATATTGCTGTGAAACCTGCGAGCTGTCCGAAATGATCCGAGATCAGCTGATCAACATGATTTACAAGCCAGTTGATGAAAGGACCGCTGGCTACGATATTGTGCTTCGTGTTTTGACAGACCAAAAGTGTGTGATCATAGCCGATGGACTGGACGAATGGTCACACCCTGAAACAAATTGTTCATGTTCGGTAGAAAACAAAGCTATCCCTCATTTATTGCCAACCTTAGATGCCACTGTGTTGATAACATCCAGACCCTGGCGAATGTCCAGGAATCGCGTGAAAGACACTCAAATAGGCAAATACTTTGAAATACAGGGAGTAGCTAGCACACAGCTATTGGTTCAGAAAGTGTTGGTTTGCCTAAATGAAAGAGTAaaagaaaagatgaaatatCCGGATTTCTTTCTCtttgtttcaagaaaaaaattagTGCATCTACTCTCTGTACCTATCATTGTTATGTTGCTAGTTTGTCTGTGGTTTGAGGGAGAACCTGAATCATTTTCTATGTGTTACATATACGCATACATGATGGACATGATGTTTGGGAATAAAGCGCTTCCTATACTTCGTGGTTCGTTCGAAAGCTCTCCTTTGCTACGATGTTTCGAGCACactaaacatgtacaaaagTACTACAAAATCGTCTTAAAGCTGGCTCAACTTGCATTTGAGAAATTATTTTTGAGTGAACGAAAATCATCCCTGGTGTTTCAAAATGTTGACTGTTTGACACCAGATGAGCTCCTGTTCGTTTTGAAATCGGGTTGCATGCGAGAAACAAAGACTCCATCTTTGATAAGAGAGCTATCTAGTTTCTCATTCATCCACAAAACAGTTCAGGAATTCCTTGCTGCAGTTCACATTGCCAGCCATACCGAAGAGATTCAACGAGTAATGAAGCCATATTATAAAGTAGCGCAGCAGATTTTAACTTCAGATAACATCAACTGGGAGAACTtttcaatgacaacacatgaCGTCTCGAAGGTCTTTATATATATGTGCGGTCTGAACAGTGAAGTTGCACACGATATGTCTGCCATGATGTCACATGGTATATTGGATCACCCGAACTGGGGTTTTCATTTGGTTACGCACGATGTGAATCTGGCAGTACAAGAAACAATTTATTCTGGTTATAGAGAGGCCAAAGCCAACAATGTACAGAATATTGAACTACTTCTACTTAGctttaatattgattattcaACTAGAGATGTTGCAACCTTAAAGAGCTTGCTATCGATGAACAAGTCTCAGATTCGACATATACAAATCACGGGACAAGAGAATATCAGCGAGGAGGAACTCCAGGAGGTGTTCACCAACTCAACTGACGCTTTAACCATTGAAATACGGCAACGTGCTGGACAATATGACCTTTCTGCTTGCAGCCGTCTCCAACATTTGGTTATTGATGGGTCTGAAATGTCGACTATCCAGATCAATACGAAGAGTTTAGAGTCATTGGCTATATATGATGTTTCGGAGAAAGTTGAAAGTAGTATTTTACAGTCATTAAAACAGAATTGTGAAAAATTGACAAGGTTCGACGTATGCAATCTTACAAACACAAGCTTATTTTGTCAGACACTTATCCAGCTGAATCATTTAGAAGAGTTGTCTATGGAGAAAATAACCCTCAGTGATAACCCACTACTCCTCCCGCCCTCTGTCACAATTGTTATCTTAACTCGAGTGACAGTGTCCGCGCAGTCCTTGAGGGCGATGCTGGAGAGGGTGGTCAACTGCTCTCAAACGGTGAGGTGTTGGCTTAGCATGTGCAATGTGGAACCAATCACAGATTTCGAAGACATTAAAAAGACGACTAAAATATTTTCGTATTGTTGA